Proteins encoded within one genomic window of Anopheles gambiae chromosome 3, idAnoGambNW_F1_1, whole genome shotgun sequence:
- the LOC1269214 gene encoding probable serine/threonine-protein kinase DDB_G0277165 isoform X1, producing MIHVDETDPLGDIPPAFPYREVEIKRGIDPKQIYELSSELGRGKFGVVYKCKEKSTGVRLAAKFIQIVKKGDRRNIEREVHMMNVLHHSKIAQLYAAYEFDRTFCVMMELVEGGELFDRVLDEKFVLTEKACSIFMRQICDAVAYIHGNNIIHLDMKPENILCLTESGNRIKIIDFGLAREYDPDNKLQVLFGTPEFVAPEVVNFEAISFATDMWSVGVIAYVLVSGLSPFAGEDDIQTMGNITIGRYDFLDEAFDNVSEEAIDFINRCLVKEQKERLTAEDALKHKWIKRKPQYHPTNRRPSLTNSFKPILLESNNNSSNVTNAEIAKDNLKELVGKWDETPNNRYAFEQDTENIIAPSGETVQLRRPTLPELAGLANGSNTSGSRRGSIARVALDVNEDAESNAENEAPNQGSDSNYNVHRRYDEQQTKHQQHHYDPDKPPIVLELTQQTRAEAEESNASDSLSLSTNTFPATNSERFDSCQRSVTSNSARYDEAPAVQGGNAASGGSSRSICSSDSNGSISSYSSLEERAPTANQQMPACANTDGGLEPASKTIVIVVQQPHPVPNSSPHTNNTHTDTNASNGRPNRTSVSSDFLSADSDSVASSCDTTASVCTDPAPSPTTPLHLLHPGSPAQPNPPRTVGSAGDGDAVTDTHRDKVRDDLRKLSDLLKLSLTNVKALDGVEQSALNASTVTTPTTPAPALELDSELESLKSKVNTIRTSRAQNKLNELAQRPDFLANDPFKLPTFRFLPKSISLCNEDSVFKENYTKFCDRNASGRLSREQSQETTVSEKIDTVGTIVRKKSTTSSTTKKKKDPEGAATATTTTTTTTTFSSTPSGKIASTTTVRKTIVKQQKIVVEDASSSVTTVGTSESSRSRSIAPTKSLDVSSSSTALDSSKLTHSASIKRTKFRVNQLSSRDVPVAINSVARRYLERSGIQDDLSTSAARLPRTLSPTGPGQTTLDDTVTVNNLRNSALRLRSSVSVDWDAMEAVENRSMKTINTFLKRHAVASSAVKQIQAQLEATITTHK from the exons ATGATTCACGTGGATGAAACAGATCCCCTCGGAG ACATTCCACCAGCGTTCCCGTACCGAGAGGTGGAAATTAAGCGCGGCATCGATCCAAAACAGATATACGAGCTCAGCTCCGAGCTTGGCAG GGGAAAGTTCGGCGTAGTCTACAAATGCAAGGAAAAGTCGACCGGCGTCCGTCTGGCGGCCAAATTCATCCAGATCGTAAAGAAGGGCGACCGGCGCAACATCGAGCGCGAGGTGCACATGATGAACGTGCTACACCACTCGAAGATCGCTCAGCTGTACGCGGCGTACGAGTTCGATCGTACCTTCTGCGTCATGATGGAGCT CGTGGAGGGCGGCGAACTGTTCGATCGAGTGCTGGACGAAAAGTTCGTGCTGACCGAGAAGGCGTGCTCGATCTTTATGCGCCAGATCTGCGATGCGGTCGCGTACATCCACGGCAATAACATCATCCATCTCGACATGAAGCCGGAGAACATACTCTGCCTGACGGAGAGCGGAAACCGGATCAAGATCATCGATTTCGGGCTGGCGCGCGAGTACGACCCAGACAACAAGCTGCAGGTGCTGTTCGGGACGCCCGAGTTTGTCGCCCCGGAGGTGGTCAACTTTGAGGCGATCTCGTTCGCCACGGACATGTGGAGCGTTGGTGTGATCGCTTACGTGCT AGTTTCCGGACTTTCACCTTTTGCCGGTGAGGATGACATTCAGACGATGGGCAACATAACGATTGGGAGATACGATTTCTTGGATGAAGCGTTCGACAACGTTTCGGAGGAAGCGATCGACTTCATCAACCGGTGTTTGGTTAAGGAACAAAA GGAGCGTCTGACAGCGGAAGATGCGCTCAAGCACAAGTGGATCAAGCGGAAACCCCAGTACCATCCAACGAATCGGCGACCATCGCTCACCAACAGCTTCAAGCCGATTCTGCtggaaagcaacaacaacagtagtAATGTGACG AACGCCGAAATTGCTAAGGACAATCTGAAGGAACTGGTAGGCAAGTGGGACGAAACGCCCAACAATCGGTACGCGTTCGAGCAGGACACGGAGAACATTATTGCGCCGTCCGGCGAAACCGTACAGCTGCGACGGCCCACGCTACCGGAGCTGGCCGGGCTAGCGAACGGCAGCAACACGTCCGGCAGCCGGAGGGGCAGCATAGCGCGAG TAGCCCTCGATGTGAATGAAGACGCAGAGAGTAACGCCGAAAATGAAGCACCGAATCAGGGTAGCGATTCGAACTACAATGTCCATCGCCGTTACGACGAGCAGCAAACGaagcaccagcaacaccacTACGAtccggacaaaccaccaataGTGCTGGAGTTGACGCAACAAACAAGAGCTGAAGCAGAAGAGTCGAACGCATCCGACAGCTTGTCGCTCTCAACTAACACTTTTCCGGCTACTAATAGTGAGCGATTTGATAGCTGTCAGCGCAGTGTGACGTCTAACAGCGCCCGCTACGATGAGGCACCTGCGGTACAGGGTGGTAACGCAgctagtggtggtagtagtagaagtATTTGCAGTAGTGATAGTAACGGCAGTATTAGTAGTTATAGTAGCTTAGAGGAAAGAGCGCCTACTGCTAACCAGCAAATGCCAGCTTGCGCAAATACCGACGGTGGTCTTGAGCCGGCATCAAAgaccatcgtcatcgtcgtccagCAGCCGCATCCCGTCCCAAACTCATCcccacacaccaacaacacgCACACTGATACAAACGCATCCAACGGACGGCCAAACCGTACGTCCGTGTCGTCCGATTTCCTTTCCGCAGATAGTGACTCTGTTGCGTCCTCCTGTGACACCACGGCAAGCGTGTGCACGGATCCGGCCCCATCCCCAACAACACCACTACACCTTCTACACCCAGGGTCACCTGCCCAACCGAACCCACCACGGACCGTCGGTTCCGCGGGTGATGGTGACGCGGTGACCGATACACACCGGGACAAGGTACGTGACGATTTGCGCAAACTTTCCGATTTACTAAAGCTTTCCCTCACGAACGTGAAGGCACTGGATGGAGTGGAGCAGTCGGCACTGAACGCATCGACCGTCACCACACCGACAACCCCCGCACCTGCCCTCGAGCTGGACAGTGAGCTGGAGAGTCTCAAGTCGAAGGTGAACACGATCCGCACCTCCCGGGCGCAGAACAAGCTGAATGAGCTGGCCCAGCGGCCCGACTTCCTCGCGAACGATCCGTTCAAGCTGCCCACGTTCCGGTTCCTGCCCAAGTCTATCAGTCTCTGCAACGAAGATTCGGTGTTCAAGGAGAACTATACGAAGTTTTGCGATCGTAACGCGTCTGGCAGGTTATCGCGCGAACAATCGCAGGAGACGACGGTAAGCGAAAAGATAGATACAGTCGGTACAATTGTACGCAAGAAGTCGACCACGTCGTCAAcgacaaagaagaaaaaagatccAGAAGGAGCGGccacggcgacgacgacgaccacaacCACTACGACCTTCTCGAGTACACCCTCGGGAAAGATCGCTTCCACTACTACGGTGCGCAAAACGATCGTTAAACAGCAGAAGATTGTAGTGGAAGATGCGAGTTCGAGTGTGACAACTGTCGGGACCTCCGAGAGCAGCAGATCGAGATCGATCGCACCAACCAAGAGTCTCGATGTGTCATCATCGTCAACGGCATTGGACAGCAGCAAGTTAACGCATTCGGCTTCGATCAAGCGTACCAAATTCCGCGTCAATCAGCTCAGCAGTCGAGATGTGCCGGTGGCGATTAACTCCGTCGCACGGCGCTATCTCGAACGGAGTGGTATACAGGATGATCTTTCCACGTCGGCCGCCAGACTGCCCCGTACGCTCAGCCCCACCGGCCCGGGTCAGACCACGCTCGACGACACGGTGACGGTGAACAATCTGCGCAACAGTGCGCTACGACTGCGCAGCTCGGTTTCGGTGGACTGGGATGCGATGGAGGCGGTCGAAAATCGATCGATGAAGACGATCAACACCTTCCTGAAGCGGCACGCCGTAGCCAGTTCGGCCGTGAAACAGATCCAAGCACAGCTAGAGGCAACCATTACAACGCACAAGTAG
- the LOC1269214 gene encoding probable serine/threonine-protein kinase MARK-C isoform X2 — protein sequence MIHVDETDPLGDIPPAFPYREVEIKRGIDPKQIYELSSELGRGKFGVVYKCKEKSTGVRLAAKFIQIVKKGDRRNIEREVHMMNVLHHSKIAQLYAAYEFDRTFCVMMELVEGGELFDRVLDEKFVLTEKACSIFMRQICDAVAYIHGNNIIHLDMKPENILCLTESGNRIKIIDFGLAREYDPDNKLQVLFGTPEFVAPEVVNFEAISFATDMWSVGVIAYVLVSGLSPFAGEDDIQTMGNITIGRYDFLDEAFDNVSEEAIDFINRCLVKEQKERLTAEDALKHKWIKRKPQYHPTNRRPSLTNSFKPILLESNNNSSNVTNAEIAKDNLKELVGKWDETPNNRYAFEQDTENIIAPSGETVQLRRPTLPELAGLANGSNTSGSRRGSIARVALDVNEDAESNAENEAPNQGSDSNYNVHRRYDEQQTKHQQHHYDPDKPPIVLELTQQTRAEAEESNASDSLSLSTNTFPATNSERFDSCQRSVTSNSARYDEAPAVQGGNAASGGSSRSICSSDSNGSISSYSSLEERAPTANQQMPACANTDGGLEPASKTIVIVVQQPHPVPNSSPHTNNTHTDTNASNGRPNRTSVSSDFLSADSDSVASSCDTTASVCTDPAPSPTTPLHLLHPGSPAQPNPPRTVGSAGDGDAVTDTHRDKALDGVEQSALNASTVTTPTTPAPALELDSELESLKSKVNTIRTSRAQNKLNELAQRPDFLANDPFKLPTFRFLPKSISLCNEDSVFKENYTKFCDRNASGRLSREQSQETTVSEKIDTVGTIVRKKSTTSSTTKKKKDPEGAATATTTTTTTTTFSSTPSGKIASTTTVRKTIVKQQKIVVEDASSSVTTVGTSESSRSRSIAPTKSLDVSSSSTALDSSKLTHSASIKRTKFRVNQLSSRDVPVAINSVARRYLERSGIQDDLSTSAARLPRTLSPTGPGQTTLDDTVTVNNLRNSALRLRSSVSVDWDAMEAVENRSMKTINTFLKRHAVASSAVKQIQAQLEATITTHK from the exons ATGATTCACGTGGATGAAACAGATCCCCTCGGAG ACATTCCACCAGCGTTCCCGTACCGAGAGGTGGAAATTAAGCGCGGCATCGATCCAAAACAGATATACGAGCTCAGCTCCGAGCTTGGCAG GGGAAAGTTCGGCGTAGTCTACAAATGCAAGGAAAAGTCGACCGGCGTCCGTCTGGCGGCCAAATTCATCCAGATCGTAAAGAAGGGCGACCGGCGCAACATCGAGCGCGAGGTGCACATGATGAACGTGCTACACCACTCGAAGATCGCTCAGCTGTACGCGGCGTACGAGTTCGATCGTACCTTCTGCGTCATGATGGAGCT CGTGGAGGGCGGCGAACTGTTCGATCGAGTGCTGGACGAAAAGTTCGTGCTGACCGAGAAGGCGTGCTCGATCTTTATGCGCCAGATCTGCGATGCGGTCGCGTACATCCACGGCAATAACATCATCCATCTCGACATGAAGCCGGAGAACATACTCTGCCTGACGGAGAGCGGAAACCGGATCAAGATCATCGATTTCGGGCTGGCGCGCGAGTACGACCCAGACAACAAGCTGCAGGTGCTGTTCGGGACGCCCGAGTTTGTCGCCCCGGAGGTGGTCAACTTTGAGGCGATCTCGTTCGCCACGGACATGTGGAGCGTTGGTGTGATCGCTTACGTGCT AGTTTCCGGACTTTCACCTTTTGCCGGTGAGGATGACATTCAGACGATGGGCAACATAACGATTGGGAGATACGATTTCTTGGATGAAGCGTTCGACAACGTTTCGGAGGAAGCGATCGACTTCATCAACCGGTGTTTGGTTAAGGAACAAAA GGAGCGTCTGACAGCGGAAGATGCGCTCAAGCACAAGTGGATCAAGCGGAAACCCCAGTACCATCCAACGAATCGGCGACCATCGCTCACCAACAGCTTCAAGCCGATTCTGCtggaaagcaacaacaacagtagtAATGTGACG AACGCCGAAATTGCTAAGGACAATCTGAAGGAACTGGTAGGCAAGTGGGACGAAACGCCCAACAATCGGTACGCGTTCGAGCAGGACACGGAGAACATTATTGCGCCGTCCGGCGAAACCGTACAGCTGCGACGGCCCACGCTACCGGAGCTGGCCGGGCTAGCGAACGGCAGCAACACGTCCGGCAGCCGGAGGGGCAGCATAGCGCGAG TAGCCCTCGATGTGAATGAAGACGCAGAGAGTAACGCCGAAAATGAAGCACCGAATCAGGGTAGCGATTCGAACTACAATGTCCATCGCCGTTACGACGAGCAGCAAACGaagcaccagcaacaccacTACGAtccggacaaaccaccaataGTGCTGGAGTTGACGCAACAAACAAGAGCTGAAGCAGAAGAGTCGAACGCATCCGACAGCTTGTCGCTCTCAACTAACACTTTTCCGGCTACTAATAGTGAGCGATTTGATAGCTGTCAGCGCAGTGTGACGTCTAACAGCGCCCGCTACGATGAGGCACCTGCGGTACAGGGTGGTAACGCAgctagtggtggtagtagtagaagtATTTGCAGTAGTGATAGTAACGGCAGTATTAGTAGTTATAGTAGCTTAGAGGAAAGAGCGCCTACTGCTAACCAGCAAATGCCAGCTTGCGCAAATACCGACGGTGGTCTTGAGCCGGCATCAAAgaccatcgtcatcgtcgtccagCAGCCGCATCCCGTCCCAAACTCATCcccacacaccaacaacacgCACACTGATACAAACGCATCCAACGGACGGCCAAACCGTACGTCCGTGTCGTCCGATTTCCTTTCCGCAGATAGTGACTCTGTTGCGTCCTCCTGTGACACCACGGCAAGCGTGTGCACGGATCCGGCCCCATCCCCAACAACACCACTACACCTTCTACACCCAGGGTCACCTGCCCAACCGAACCCACCACGGACCGTCGGTTCCGCGGGTGATGGTGACGCGGTGACCGATACACACCGGGACAAG GCACTGGATGGAGTGGAGCAGTCGGCACTGAACGCATCGACCGTCACCACACCGACAACCCCCGCACCTGCCCTCGAGCTGGACAGTGAGCTGGAGAGTCTCAAGTCGAAGGTGAACACGATCCGCACCTCCCGGGCGCAGAACAAGCTGAATGAGCTGGCCCAGCGGCCCGACTTCCTCGCGAACGATCCGTTCAAGCTGCCCACGTTCCGGTTCCTGCCCAAGTCTATCAGTCTCTGCAACGAAGATTCGGTGTTCAAGGAGAACTATACGAAGTTTTGCGATCGTAACGCGTCTGGCAGGTTATCGCGCGAACAATCGCAGGAGACGACGGTAAGCGAAAAGATAGATACAGTCGGTACAATTGTACGCAAGAAGTCGACCACGTCGTCAAcgacaaagaagaaaaaagatccAGAAGGAGCGGccacggcgacgacgacgaccacaacCACTACGACCTTCTCGAGTACACCCTCGGGAAAGATCGCTTCCACTACTACGGTGCGCAAAACGATCGTTAAACAGCAGAAGATTGTAGTGGAAGATGCGAGTTCGAGTGTGACAACTGTCGGGACCTCCGAGAGCAGCAGATCGAGATCGATCGCACCAACCAAGAGTCTCGATGTGTCATCATCGTCAACGGCATTGGACAGCAGCAAGTTAACGCATTCGGCTTCGATCAAGCGTACCAAATTCCGCGTCAATCAGCTCAGCAGTCGAGATGTGCCGGTGGCGATTAACTCCGTCGCACGGCGCTATCTCGAACGGAGTGGTATACAGGATGATCTTTCCACGTCGGCCGCCAGACTGCCCCGTACGCTCAGCCCCACCGGCCCGGGTCAGACCACGCTCGACGACACGGTGACGGTGAACAATCTGCGCAACAGTGCGCTACGACTGCGCAGCTCGGTTTCGGTGGACTGGGATGCGATGGAGGCGGTCGAAAATCGATCGATGAAGACGATCAACACCTTCCTGAAGCGGCACGCCGTAGCCAGTTCGGCCGTGAAACAGATCCAAGCACAGCTAGAGGCAACCATTACAACGCACAAGTAG
- the LOC1269214 gene encoding caM kinase-like vesicle-associated protein isoform X4, translated as MIHVDETDPLGDIPPAFPYREVEIKRGIDPKQIYELSSELGRGKFGVVYKCKEKSTGVRLAAKFIQIVKKGDRRNIEREVHMMNVLHHSKIAQLYAAYEFDRTFCVMMELVEGGELFDRVLDEKFVLTEKACSIFMRQICDAVAYIHGNNIIHLDMKPENILCLTESGNRIKIIDFGLAREYDPDNKLQVLFGTPEFVAPEVVNFEAISFATDMWSVGVIAYVLVSGLSPFAGEDDIQTMGNITIGRYDFLDEAFDNVSEEAIDFINRCLVKEQKERLTAEDALKHKWIKRKPQYHPTNRRPSLTNSFKPILLESNNNSSNVTNAEIAKDNLKELVGKWDETPNNRYAFEQDTENIIAPSGETVQLRRPTLPELAGLANGSNTSGSRRGSIARDSDSVASSCDTTASVCTDPAPSPTTPLHLLHPGSPAQPNPPRTVGSAGDGDAVTDTHRDKVRDDLRKLSDLLKLSLTNVKALDGVEQSALNASTVTTPTTPAPALELDSELESLKSKVNTIRTSRAQNKLNELAQRPDFLANDPFKLPTFRFLPKSISLCNEDSVFKENYTKFCDRNASGRLSREQSQETTVSEKIDTVGTIVRKKSTTSSTTKKKKDPEGAATATTTTTTTTTFSSTPSGKIASTTTVRKTIVKQQKIVVEDASSSVTTVGTSESSRSRSIAPTKSLDVSSSSTALDSSKLTHSASIKRTKFRVNQLSSRDVPVAINSVARRYLERSGIQDDLSTSAARLPRTLSPTGPGQTTLDDTVTVNNLRNSALRLRSSVSVDWDAMEAVENRSMKTINTFLKRHAVASSAVKQIQAQLEATITTHK; from the exons ATGATTCACGTGGATGAAACAGATCCCCTCGGAG ACATTCCACCAGCGTTCCCGTACCGAGAGGTGGAAATTAAGCGCGGCATCGATCCAAAACAGATATACGAGCTCAGCTCCGAGCTTGGCAG GGGAAAGTTCGGCGTAGTCTACAAATGCAAGGAAAAGTCGACCGGCGTCCGTCTGGCGGCCAAATTCATCCAGATCGTAAAGAAGGGCGACCGGCGCAACATCGAGCGCGAGGTGCACATGATGAACGTGCTACACCACTCGAAGATCGCTCAGCTGTACGCGGCGTACGAGTTCGATCGTACCTTCTGCGTCATGATGGAGCT CGTGGAGGGCGGCGAACTGTTCGATCGAGTGCTGGACGAAAAGTTCGTGCTGACCGAGAAGGCGTGCTCGATCTTTATGCGCCAGATCTGCGATGCGGTCGCGTACATCCACGGCAATAACATCATCCATCTCGACATGAAGCCGGAGAACATACTCTGCCTGACGGAGAGCGGAAACCGGATCAAGATCATCGATTTCGGGCTGGCGCGCGAGTACGACCCAGACAACAAGCTGCAGGTGCTGTTCGGGACGCCCGAGTTTGTCGCCCCGGAGGTGGTCAACTTTGAGGCGATCTCGTTCGCCACGGACATGTGGAGCGTTGGTGTGATCGCTTACGTGCT AGTTTCCGGACTTTCACCTTTTGCCGGTGAGGATGACATTCAGACGATGGGCAACATAACGATTGGGAGATACGATTTCTTGGATGAAGCGTTCGACAACGTTTCGGAGGAAGCGATCGACTTCATCAACCGGTGTTTGGTTAAGGAACAAAA GGAGCGTCTGACAGCGGAAGATGCGCTCAAGCACAAGTGGATCAAGCGGAAACCCCAGTACCATCCAACGAATCGGCGACCATCGCTCACCAACAGCTTCAAGCCGATTCTGCtggaaagcaacaacaacagtagtAATGTGACG AACGCCGAAATTGCTAAGGACAATCTGAAGGAACTGGTAGGCAAGTGGGACGAAACGCCCAACAATCGGTACGCGTTCGAGCAGGACACGGAGAACATTATTGCGCCGTCCGGCGAAACCGTACAGCTGCGACGGCCCACGCTACCGGAGCTGGCCGGGCTAGCGAACGGCAGCAACACGTCCGGCAGCCGGAGGGGCAGCATAGCGCGAG ATAGTGACTCTGTTGCGTCCTCCTGTGACACCACGGCAAGCGTGTGCACGGATCCGGCCCCATCCCCAACAACACCACTACACCTTCTACACCCAGGGTCACCTGCCCAACCGAACCCACCACGGACCGTCGGTTCCGCGGGTGATGGTGACGCGGTGACCGATACACACCGGGACAAGGTACGTGACGATTTGCGCAAACTTTCCGATTTACTAAAGCTTTCCCTCACGAACGTGAAGGCACTGGATGGAGTGGAGCAGTCGGCACTGAACGCATCGACCGTCACCACACCGACAACCCCCGCACCTGCCCTCGAGCTGGACAGTGAGCTGGAGAGTCTCAAGTCGAAGGTGAACACGATCCGCACCTCCCGGGCGCAGAACAAGCTGAATGAGCTGGCCCAGCGGCCCGACTTCCTCGCGAACGATCCGTTCAAGCTGCCCACGTTCCGGTTCCTGCCCAAGTCTATCAGTCTCTGCAACGAAGATTCGGTGTTCAAGGAGAACTATACGAAGTTTTGCGATCGTAACGCGTCTGGCAGGTTATCGCGCGAACAATCGCAGGAGACGACGGTAAGCGAAAAGATAGATACAGTCGGTACAATTGTACGCAAGAAGTCGACCACGTCGTCAAcgacaaagaagaaaaaagatccAGAAGGAGCGGccacggcgacgacgacgaccacaacCACTACGACCTTCTCGAGTACACCCTCGGGAAAGATCGCTTCCACTACTACGGTGCGCAAAACGATCGTTAAACAGCAGAAGATTGTAGTGGAAGATGCGAGTTCGAGTGTGACAACTGTCGGGACCTCCGAGAGCAGCAGATCGAGATCGATCGCACCAACCAAGAGTCTCGATGTGTCATCATCGTCAACGGCATTGGACAGCAGCAAGTTAACGCATTCGGCTTCGATCAAGCGTACCAAATTCCGCGTCAATCAGCTCAGCAGTCGAGATGTGCCGGTGGCGATTAACTCCGTCGCACGGCGCTATCTCGAACGGAGTGGTATACAGGATGATCTTTCCACGTCGGCCGCCAGACTGCCCCGTACGCTCAGCCCCACCGGCCCGGGTCAGACCACGCTCGACGACACGGTGACGGTGAACAATCTGCGCAACAGTGCGCTACGACTGCGCAGCTCGGTTTCGGTGGACTGGGATGCGATGGAGGCGGTCGAAAATCGATCGATGAAGACGATCAACACCTTCCTGAAGCGGCACGCCGTAGCCAGTTCGGCCGTGAAACAGATCCAAGCACAGCTAGAGGCAACCATTACAACGCACAAGTAG